The following DNA comes from Hahella chejuensis KCTC 2396.
CTTTGGACGCCATTTCCACCAAATGGGAATTCATCAAGAACTCTTATATCAACTACAACGAGAACAACGTCTCTTACGTCGTGAACCTGTATTCAAAAAGAATCATCAGCGACCTGGACAGTCTCGCCAAAGCCTATAGCGGCGCTTAAACGCGCCGCTATCTATCTTGCGCCCCCTTGTAAGCAGGCGCGCTTTATCAGCGCCCGCCAGCGGCCACCACCAACTTATTGATGCGTTGCAGCACCTGCCCCAATTCTTCCGGCGTTCCCCGCTCTTCCCAAAGGAAACCCACTTCATGTCCTGTAATTTGCACCGCTTTAACCTGGGAAGACAGCTCACGCAGATCATCATCTGAGAGCAGATCATGAGGAAAATTTCCGCTTATGGACTGCTGCTTCAATTCGCCGCCTTGACTGGCGTACAGCGCCCTGCGAGGAGTTCGCGAAGCAGGTATCGCCTTAAAGTAAAAGTGGGTGCGCCAGGCATTCGCTTCCAGATTTTTCAAAGCGTCGTCCAACTTTTCCGGCGTTGTCTGTCGCACTCTAAACCCCGCTGCAAGCGCCTGCTGTCGCAAACGCATGCGTCGGCGCTCTTCCGGGCTTGGCAATACCCAGAATATGGAACCGCCCACAATCCCCACCACGCAAAAAATAATTATCAAAGCCGTCGTCATTCGCCGTCCATCCTGTCCAAGAGCCACCCAAAGCGTCACAGTTCTTTCGAAACCAGGGCGTACTTTTTCACCTGATTTTGTCCGCTGTCATCTCAACGCATGTTTCATTAGCATTAAGCTGTTTTCAGTTTTGCGGACACTACCGAAAAGTTACACACTTGGAAAACACTTTCGGAACAATGCAGCCAAAAGGAGCGCACCATGTACAAGAATATTCTCGTCGCCCTGGATCTCAGCGATGAAGGCGAACAAGTCATCGCCAAGGCCCTGAGGATGCAACAGGCGACTCAGGCCCGCCTACATCTGACGCACGTTATCGAACCCATCAGTTACGCCTATGGCGGCGACATCCCATTGGACCTGGGGGACATTCAGCAGCAACTGCAAAAACACAGCGAAGAGAAACTGCAAAAACTGATAGAGAAGCACACGCTGACCAATAGCGCTGCGGCGGTGCTGGTGGGACGCCCGGAAGGGGAAATCCATCGCTACGCGGAAGAGAATGACATTGATTTGGTCATTGTCGGCAGCCATGGTCGCCACGGATTGCAGTTATTGCTGGGCTCCACGGCGAATGGGGTATTGCACGGCGCGAAATGCGACGTTCTGGCGGTCCGCATCAGCGATTAAGCATTTAATGAAATATATTAATATGGCAATGATATTGACATGTTAATATCTGGCGCATGGATGCGCCTGCGCGACGGAGAGCCGCGGGAGACATGGGCAGGCCCTGTCGTTGCAGACAAATAGAAGGAAGCTATTTGTCTGCCTGATTAATAACTGATCCGGTCTGACGCGCTCCGCTATAGCGGAGCCACCCATTCCCCAGACTCGAAAGACTTCCGCAGCTTCTGCAACTGCGTCTCCAGCGAGAATGTGACGCTCGACGCCAACGAAAAAAAGCTCAGCAATGCTTTCAGGTTGGAGTCGCCGTCACAGGCGGAGTGAATACGCTGCCACAACGCCTGATTCACCAGCTGCAATCGGCGGTTGCGCTCCACCAGCCCCTTCAGCTCCCAGTCAGGCTTTTCTCCATCGCGAAACTTAAAGTACTGCTGCACCAGATAGATAGAAACAGACCGGAGAATAAATTCTTCGCCATTGGAAAACGGCATGTGGTGTATGGCCATCGGCCTTAACTCGCCGAGTATGGGGCAGTGACTGGTCGCCATCACCAGTCCCATCAACGAGCGTAACGCCTCTTCCAGGCCCGTGCGCTTGTGATAATTGCGCTCTTTGGTGAATACCGTCACCTCGACCTTCTGGAAAGCCGGTTCGGAGCGAAAGTCCGCAACAATCTTCTGCATATCGAGAGCAGCGGGACAATAACGTTCAGCGTCCTTCTTGAGAGGGCAATTCGAGCATTGACAGTTCTTCAGCTCAGTCCACTCTGCAGGCGGCTCTGAGTGCATGCTCTTGTCTTCTCTCTCCGTCTCGATGATGTAGTCCAGCACTCGATTATCATCGAAACGGAATTCGTAACGCACCCGCATATAGCTTTATCTCTCCGTAATCAATTGAGGCGACAGAAGACTGATACTTTCTCAACGGAGTCCGTCGGCTGCTGAAGTTACTCCTTTAATCTCAAGTGTAGCGGATTTGCAGGCGCCAATATTTTTAAATTTGTAACCCTCCCCGATCAGCCTCCGCCCGCCATTTCTTCAAGCTCCATCCACCTTTCCATAGTCTTTTCCAGGGTTTGCTCCAGCTCCGCCAAAGCCGTCAGCGCACGGTTCACATCCTCATGAGGACGACTGTAAAAGTCAGCGGCGGACACTTCCTCCTGCATTGCCGCCACTTCCGCTTCCAGCCGCTCAATCTCCCTGGGCAAAGCGTCCAGTTCGCGTTGCAGCTTGTAGCTAAGCTTGGCCGTCTTCCCGCCATCCGACGCCGTTTTCGGCTTCGCCGCCTGAGCCTTGGGTTCAGCAGGTTTAGCATCCGCCTTGACCACGGGACGTTGCGCCAGCCAGTCGTTATAACCGCCCGGGTATTCGGTTATATTGCCATCCCCCTCGAACACCAGCGTGCTGGTCACCACGTTGTCAATAAAGGAACGATCGTGGGACACCAGCAGAATCGTGCCCTCAAACTCCGCCAGCAGATTCTCCAACAGATCAAGCGTATCCATATCCAAATCGTTGGTAGGTTCGTCCAGCACTAAAAAGTTCGCCGGCATGGTGAACAGTTTGGCCAACAGCAGCCGGTTAACCTCACCGCCGGACAACGCCTTGGCGGGAGTACGCAATCTTTCCGGGGAGAACAGAAAGTCTTTCAGATAACCGGTGACATGGACGTTACGACCGCCAACTTCTATAAAATCCTTTCCTTTGGCCACGTTATCCCACACGCTGGCCTCAGGATCGATCTGTCCACGCAACTGGTCAAAGTAGGCCACTTGCAAGCGAGATCCGCGCTTGATGTCACCCTCCGTGGGCTCCAGACCACCCAGTATCAACTTTATAAACGTCGATTTACCGCAACCGTTAGGCCCCAGTAAGCCCACCCGGTCTTTGCGCATCAACTGCCAACTCAGATCTTTCACAAGATTGGGACTATCCGCGTAGCCGAAACAGACATTTTTCAGCTCCGCCACCAGATTGCCTGAACGCTCTTCGGAATCCACTTTCAGGCTCACTTGTCCGACGCGGTCACGTCGCTGCCTGCGCTCTTCCCGCAACTTTTTCAGCGCCCTGACACGCCCTTCGTTACGAGTGCGGCGCGCTTTGATACCCTGGCGAATCCAAACTTCTTCATCCGCCAGCTTCTTGTCGAAGCGCTCCCACTCTTTTTCCTCCGCCGCCAGCTGCTCCTCTTTCTTAGCCAAATAGGCCTCGTAGGGCGCGGGCCAGCTCGACAACTTACCGCGATCCAGCTCAATCACTCGGGTCGCCAGGCGATCAATGAAAGCGCGGTCGTGAGAGATAAACAGTACGCTGCCGCCAAACTGCAGCAACTCCTCCTCCAACCAGGTGATCATATCGATATCCAGATGGTTGGTCGGCTCATCCAACATCAACAGATTCGGCTCCTGCACCAGCGCGCGAGCCAGAAACACGCGACGACGCCAGCCTCCGGACAGCTCAGCAATTGACTTATCGCCTGGCAATTCCAAACGCTGCATGACCGCCTCGACTTTCTGACGCAGCCGCCAGCCGTCGTGAGTCTCAATTTTATTATGCAGACGCTCAAGCTCCGCCACATTGGCGCCTTCGCCTTGCTGAGTCAGCGCGTCGTAGGCCGCAAGCCACTCACCCACTTCCGCCAATCCCTCCGCCACGACAGAGCGTACGCTGGCGTCGCCCCGTTCCGGCAGCTCCTGCGGCAGATAGGCCATTTTCAGTCCTCTGCCTTTACTTATTTCGCCGCCGTCCGGCTTGATCTCACCGGCGCACACTTTCAAAAGCGTGGATTTACCTGCGCCGTTACGGCCGATCAGACACAGCCGTTCCTGGGACTCAATCACTAAATCCGCATGATCCAGCAATGGAGCCATTCCAAACGCCAGAGAAACATCTTTCAGCCGTAGCAACGCCATCGTAACCTTCTAAAATCTAATAGTTTCTGAATTCGTTATTGAAAAGAGAGCCTCAGCTCAACCACTTAGTCGAGCAGCTCCACTTTATCACCAACGCAAATGACCCCCTGGTTCAATTGCACCAGGTTTTGCCCAAATATCGCACCCAGCTCAGTTTTACGATAGGACGCCAAAGTGCGCAACGGCTCAGTGTCCGGTGATTTATGGCCCGTAGCGGGATCAATTGTCGTAAAAACACACCTTGAACAAGGTTTCACTGCAGCGAACTCCACGTCGCCTATTCGCAACCGCCGCCAGTCATCCTCCGCGAAGCTTTCTGCGCCAGCCACAACAATGTTCGGCCGAAAATGAGTCATTTTAACAGGATTGCGTAAGCGGCCATTCAGATCCTCCAAAGAGGACTCAGAAGTCGCCAGGATAGGATATGCGTCCGCAAAGCTCACTTTGTGCGGCGCGTCGTAATAGGCGCGATCCACTTGCCGGAAGCTGCGCTCAGGAATATACACGAGTCGCGCCTGCTCGCCCAGAAACTCACTAAACCAAGCGTCTGCGCGCGCATCAACGAACAGTGCAGAAACTTCATCCTTCCACACCTGCACAGACTCCATGGCGGAGCTTTCCTGCTCCGGCGCCTCGACAAACAAGCCACTCATTCCCGGCGCTGACAACATCAAGCCATTATCAGCAACAACAGCCTTCACCAACACCAGCCGATGCTGCTTTCTCGCCGTGATGAATTTGCCATTCGCATCCACCAGCATGAAACGGCGATCGCGATCCGCCCCCCAATTTGTTATCGCCACTCTGCTAAGGCTAACGCCAGCACAAGATTTAACGGGGTAAATATTTAATTCGGTAACTCGGATATCCGTCATAACACTCTCCTAAGAACGCTCCCGCCTCAACGCAGGCATTGCGCACTGGGTAAACAAAGAAGGGACAAAATGCGTGGGCCGTCGACGCAAAAAAAGCATCGCCTGCGCTAAGCAGGCGGAACAGGCAGTCTAATTAGGTCGACACAGGAGGACAAGGGTCGAGAGGGAACTCCTTAGCGACGCCCTAACGCACCGCCAATGAGTTAAGACGCGACTGCACAACCGCCGCCAATTCATCCGGCTGGAATTTAGACAGAAAGTTGTTGCATCCCACCTTCTCCACCATGGCTTTATTGAAACTGCCGCTCAAAGACGTATGCAGCACCACATATAAGTCTTTCAGGCGGGGATCGTTACGAATTTCGGTGGTCAGTCTGTAGCCGTCCATCGCTGGCATCTCGGCGTCGGTTACAACCATTAGAAGCTTTTCAGGCACATTGACGCCTTCATCGGCCCATTTCTTAAGGAGGTTATAGGCTTCCAAGCCGTTTCTGGCGGTAATCACTTTCAGCCCGACTTTCTGCAAGGTCCCAATCGCCTGACTGATCGCTACTGGCGAGTCGTCCACCAACAGCACTTCCTTACCCTGAGCAATTTTCCGAATATTTTCCGTCATCGCAGTGTCGGAAACGTCTGTGGAGTACGGGCGAATATCCGCTAACACCCGCTCCACGTCGATGATCTCAACTATCTGATCGTTGTAATGGGTTATCGCCGTGACGTAATGAGAGCCGCCCGCTCCCTTTGGTGGAGGCAAAATCTGCTCCCAGGTCATATTGACGATACGATCCACACTCGCCACCAGGAAAGCCTGCACCGTACGATTGTATTCCGTCACGATGATGGTGGAGTCCTTATCCGGCTGTAATGGCCGAAACCCTATCGCCTGGGACAGATTAATCACTGGAACAGTAGTGTCGCGAATATGACTAACGCCACATACGACAGGATGGCGATGCGGCATTTGCGTCAAGTTGGGCAGCTTGAGCACTTCCTGAATTTTGAACACATTGATCGCGAAAATCTGTCTCATCCCCAGTTTGAACAAGAGAAGCTCCAAGCGATTCTCACCCACCAGTTTGGTGCGCTGATCAACAGAGTCCAAAACACTCGCCATAACCTAATACCCCAAGGTAGATACCAACCTACAGACCATTCAGGCCTGCTTGGCTTTAAGTTTAGACGATGGATGAAGAAAACGCCGAAAATCCAGAGAAACCAATAGGAGACCAGGAGTAAAAGCGAAAAAAATGATGGAATTTAAATTAGAACTTGAAGAGAAAATTTGGAGCGGGAAACGAGACTCGAACTCGCGACCCCAACCTTGGCAAGGTTGTGCTCTACCAACTGAGCTATTCCCGCTTAAAAGATCAAGTTAATCATGATGTTAACTTGCTTTGCAGCTTCTTTCGAGGCTGCTCCTCAACAGAAGTGGGCGCATTATAATTAGCGTTCCCCGAGCACGCAACCCTTATTTTGAATTTTTTCCATTTTCTAATACAAAGGCGGAGAAACCGGGGCTTAGCGTATATCCAGCATCATATAAAGAAGGCGTCGCCAGACTCTGCGCACCTTATCTTCATCAATGCTGCCGCCCTGAAGCGCGCCCTCCTGCTCCAGATTGCCCACCATTCCCATAATAATGGCCGCATCCTCGACATAGGTCTCGTACCCAAGCGACTGCATAAAGTCCACCAACCCGGATAACCAGGCGTCTTTATAGCGCCGAGCCAGCGCGCTCAGACTCTCATCCCGCACAGACTCCATTAAAAACGCCTGCTCAGACATAAGCTCAGACTTGTGATGCCGGACCTGCCCCAGCACGTAGTTTGTCCCCATTTCCACCAACGCATTGGCGAATTCGCGTCTGCGCCCTTCATCTTCCATAACGGAGACGGCGTCATACTCGTCCGCAAGACGGCGTAATTCAGAGTAGAAGAACTCCAGCTTCTCACGGCTTTTTTCCGCGAACAGCATGAAAGCGTCGGTAATTAACTCATTGATGTCTTTGAAGTAATAAGTGGTAGAGGCCAATGGAACGCCCGCCTCTTTCGCCACTGCGCGATGTTTGACGCCTTGTACGCCTTCCTTCGCCACAATGCGTAAAGCGGCTTGCAATATTTCTCGGCGTCGCTGCTCGCTCTTGACCCTTGAGGCCTTTCTTCCCTGATATTGAATCGATTCACATAAAGACTGATCTACAGCGGGAAAGTCCAATTCAAGGCTACTAGACATAACTAACTCTTATTTTACTTCCAGGCTCCAGACGTCACTCAGGAGCCGTTGACGCAAAGTCCAGGAAACTGTGACGAACCCCGCATGTTAACAAAGGGGGATACAAGGCTCAGCCAGCAAAGGTCAACATTGTGACCCAGGAGACAGAAAATCCTCACAGGTAGACAGCGTTAGAATAAGAAATTAGCCGTCAGGCGAGATCAATCGTAAACGGCAGGACAAGAGGCCAAAAACTCGACCTCCTCCGGTCGGCTCGCGCGCTTCAGTATCTTGTTTCTGTGCGGGAAGCGCCCAAACTGGCGAAT
Coding sequences within:
- a CDS encoding universal stress protein; translation: MYKNILVALDLSDEGEQVIAKALRMQQATQARLHLTHVIEPISYAYGGDIPLDLGDIQQQLQKHSEEKLQKLIEKHTLTNSAAAVLVGRPEGEIHRYAEENDIDLVIVGSHGRHGLQLLLGSTANGVLHGAKCDVLAVRISD
- a CDS encoding DUF6901 family protein, encoding MRVRYEFRFDDNRVLDYIIETEREDKSMHSEPPAEWTELKNCQCSNCPLKKDAERYCPAALDMQKIVADFRSEPAFQKVEVTVFTKERNYHKRTGLEEALRSLMGLVMATSHCPILGELRPMAIHHMPFSNGEEFILRSVSIYLVQQYFKFRDGEKPDWELKGLVERNRRLQLVNQALWQRIHSACDGDSNLKALLSFFSLASSVTFSLETQLQKLRKSFESGEWVAPL
- a CDS encoding ATP-binding cassette domain-containing protein, whose product is MALLRLKDVSLAFGMAPLLDHADLVIESQERLCLIGRNGAGKSTLLKVCAGEIKPDGGEISKGRGLKMAYLPQELPERGDASVRSVVAEGLAEVGEWLAAYDALTQQGEGANVAELERLHNKIETHDGWRLRQKVEAVMQRLELPGDKSIAELSGGWRRRVFLARALVQEPNLLMLDEPTNHLDIDMITWLEEELLQFGGSVLFISHDRAFIDRLATRVIELDRGKLSSWPAPYEAYLAKKEEQLAAEEKEWERFDKKLADEEVWIRQGIKARRTRNEGRVRALKKLREERRQRRDRVGQVSLKVDSEERSGNLVAELKNVCFGYADSPNLVKDLSWQLMRKDRVGLLGPNGCGKSTFIKLILGGLEPTEGDIKRGSRLQVAYFDQLRGQIDPEASVWDNVAKGKDFIEVGGRNVHVTGYLKDFLFSPERLRTPAKALSGGEVNRLLLAKLFTMPANFLVLDEPTNDLDMDTLDLLENLLAEFEGTILLVSHDRSFIDNVVTSTLVFEGDGNITEYPGGYNDWLAQRPVVKADAKPAEPKAQAAKPKTASDGGKTAKLSYKLQRELDALPREIERLEAEVAAMQEEVSAADFYSRPHEDVNRALTALAELEQTLEKTMERWMELEEMAGGG
- a CDS encoding MOSC domain-containing protein, whose product is MTDIRVTELNIYPVKSCAGVSLSRVAITNWGADRDRRFMLVDANGKFITARKQHRLVLVKAVVADNGLMLSAPGMSGLFVEAPEQESSAMESVQVWKDEVSALFVDARADAWFSEFLGEQARLVYIPERSFRQVDRAYYDAPHKVSFADAYPILATSESSLEDLNGRLRNPVKMTHFRPNIVVAGAESFAEDDWRRLRIGDVEFAAVKPCSRCVFTTIDPATGHKSPDTEPLRTLASYRKTELGAIFGQNLVQLNQGVICVGDKVELLD
- a CDS encoding chemotaxis protein CheV codes for the protein MASVLDSVDQRTKLVGENRLELLLFKLGMRQIFAINVFKIQEVLKLPNLTQMPHRHPVVCGVSHIRDTTVPVINLSQAIGFRPLQPDKDSTIIVTEYNRTVQAFLVASVDRIVNMTWEQILPPPKGAGGSHYVTAITHYNDQIVEIIDVERVLADIRPYSTDVSDTAMTENIRKIAQGKEVLLVDDSPVAISQAIGTLQKVGLKVITARNGLEAYNLLKKWADEGVNVPEKLLMVVTDAEMPAMDGYRLTTEIRNDPRLKDLYVVLHTSLSGSFNKAMVEKVGCNNFLSKFQPDELAAVVQSRLNSLAVR
- a CDS encoding TetR/AcrR family transcriptional regulator yields the protein MSSSLELDFPAVDQSLCESIQYQGRKASRVKSEQRRREILQAALRIVAKEGVQGVKHRAVAKEAGVPLASTTYYFKDINELITDAFMLFAEKSREKLEFFYSELRRLADEYDAVSVMEDEGRRREFANALVEMGTNYVLGQVRHHKSELMSEQAFLMESVRDESLSALARRYKDAWLSGLVDFMQSLGYETYVEDAAIIMGMVGNLEQEGALQGGSIDEDKVRRVWRRLLYMMLDIR